CATATGCCAGCACTGGTTCCCGCTAAGGCCTTAGAAATAGAAGATACAAGTGTGTTGAAGGCACCTATTGGTTATGTCTGGTCAGCATCGTCTGTgtcgtcatccgtcccatcaTCAAATGTTTGATGGGCGTTCATTTGTGCCtgtgggcattcattgttccaatgctACCCGCCGCAATGACGACATCATGAGGGGGGATTCCTACCTCGATCATTATTGTGAGATGCAGCACTAATGCTCCCTGAAGAAGGAGTCTTAGATTTGGTCACACTCCTATCTCCCCCACTTCTActagggccaccattgctagAATGACCCCGTTTTTATCCTCCTCAGACATGcggttgaggcctatccttccgagcTTCCACTTGGTAGTCCCCAAGGCATTCCGCTTCTTGGATCGCCTTGGGTAAAGTGTCTACTCTTTGTCTTTGCAGCTCCATAAGGGCataaggtttcaaaccttctaggAATATGAAGAGTTTAtctttgtcccccatatcccGTATGTTCAGCATAAGTGCGGAGAATTCCCGCACATAATATCGGACTGacttggtctggcggagctcccaGAGCTTTCTCTGTGCATTGTACTTAACATTTTTGGGGAAGAACTCTaagcgtatggctgccttcaggtCTCCCCATGTCTCAAGAGTATCTTCACCAGCCCTAATGGCTTCAaatttcacccgccaccagagtttagcatcaccctgaagatacatagCAGCACTTGCTACCTTTTTTGCTTCTTCTAACTCCCCCACaacatcgaagtattgttcgacgTCAAAGATGAAGGTCtcctcttttttggcattttgagcCCCATTGTAGGGCTTTGGTTCAAGAATCATCAGCTTTTGTGACAAAGGGGCGAGGTTCATTGCACCCCCGATGTGGTTTTTGCCTCCTCAGAGTAGGCCTTGTACTGCAGTGTTGACAACATTGACTTGGACCatcaagttgtctatggtttgctgcatggcagtcATCCTATTTGCCTCTTGAGCCTTGTAGGCTAAATCCTCGATCCGCTCCTTTTGGAGCCCCTCAAATTTATTGATAATTTCTACTTCCTCTGTGGCTGCCATTTGTTGGTCTCCTTTAGAGGCTTCTAGATATCAATGTCTTATTTGGCATGCCACATCCTGTGGTCCAGGTCATCCAACCTATGCACTAGGCTAGTTCTTAGACCATGCATTCTATTCACAATGGATCATAATACGTTAACCGTCTCTTCGAGGACCGCAATgcggtccccatgattcaccatggtcaaaATGGTGGCAATGACAATTTGTTCCCTTGTCTGATGTCAAGtgtatgctctgataccaactattacGTGGCACCTTCCTGAGATATCTTttaagggcgacgtaaggctaagcaaccgatgtctgTGTGGTTACTATCCGTCAACTAGGGTCCTCTCGGTACGCTAGATGAGATTGTTAGTGTCGTACGGGAAAACcgatgtcaagagcaattgagagaacaaaaaggagaatgagaatgaaagaaagcttaaTTGCATTAATGAAATCTATTACAGAAGGAAACACGGTGTCaagggggagagacaccaataCAGAGAATTATTTTCTTACTTGAAAGTCTGACTACTTGATCCCTTGATCCCCCcaaataatgcttaaaaaaataaatcaaagttaCATAACTTGACATAAATAAGATAGAGAATCAATGGAAATACAGGAAGTAAAACTgctctatatttacaataaaaaaGGACTTAGATTCCTACAAGGTAAAAACAAGTCTGTTGGAAGTAACCTTGTCTTTAGCATCTGGGTCTGTGCACGCGATGCTGGCTGCACGGCATGGATCGATTGCGCTGACAACGGGCGCGCGTTGGGGCGCAGCCTGCCTAGGAGAGATGTTAGCATCTACTTGCGGCTGGGCGCTGGCAAGGGCTATGGGCTACATaagcacatgcgcgcttgtcacttgacGCGGCCAAGACCATGTGGCCATCCATGGCCCTAGGCATTGGGAGGCTTTCTAGGATGCCATAGGgcacgtccaaggggtcatggggcatggctagAAAGCCGCCCAGGACAGTATGCATGTTGCCTCATATTTTACTCAAATTTTATTTATTCTTATGTGTGTTGCAATTAGATGAGCTTTATTTTGTAATTAATGTGTAGGGACAAATCGGGAGGGAAACATAAAGAAAGTGCACAAATGTAAaactaaaatgaaataaaatagagGAAGTACCATTTCAGCGTCCAGGTTTATGCATTGCACCATCCTGCATGCCAAAGGCAGAAAATAGGAAGCATGAGGAATTTTGGCGCCTAGACTGGTGCCTTGCACCTCTCAAAATGGCAAAGGCAGCGAGAAAAAAAGTTTAGTTGTCGAGGTTGGTGCACTGCGCCCATTATGGCGCCCAATTCCGGGATTTATCCTATTTTGCCCCAGACAAGGTTTTCTCGATCCTATATGCCCCTAACTTGTATAAAAAGGGTTCTAAAACTAATTTGGAGGTATTATTCACGTTGGAGACCTATTGGGAATGCATCATAGCAGCAAAGGTACTTTAGCTGTTATATATAATAAGTAGTCCCAAACTGGGAAAAAGTTACACAATGTTCAAGTAAAAGAGAAATAAAATCAAGCAAAGAAAGCCAATTGCTATTGCTACTAAATATAATGTAGCAGTAGCATACAGATAAATGGAAAGTACTAAGCTACTAATTTGAAACATCCAATTGTTGCTGACGACAATGAATTCGCACACCAGTTGCAAATAAATTCCTTGTAGCACCTACaaagctctcaccaggcgccaTTTGTTGCATTCCAAAGGAGTCGGTATGTATTAATCCACTAGTTGTAAAGCAaagcaatttggacatctttatTTTGGGGCTGAAGAACTCCAGCAGCATTGTTGATACAGAAAACAGGCATTTGATTTTTCTTTGCTTGATATCAAGTTTGAAGTGGTAAAATTTGAACAAACCAGCCAAGGACAATTGAATCACTGGGAAATGACTGTGTTGGTAGCAGCACAATAGCAGTGGAACAACCACTGCAACTCCTTCCATATGGTGAACTATCATACCCAGAATGATCATTGTGAAATGCTAATACCATTGAACAGTTGCCATCTGGTAAATGTCGAGGCAGTGTTGCTTTTGTTACCACTGGGAGGAAGTATTCTAAATTATATACTGGAGGCTGCCTAGTTGATGTATTATTGTTGTATGTTGTCGAATTATCCTCAGATTGAGCATGATAACATACTAATACCACTGGGAGATAGTAAGACAGCACACAAGTAGTTAATACATCCTAAATCACACTAGCCAGAGTAGGTGTAGGATAGAACCAGTTGAGATTTCGCTTCCTGTTAGATGGTGTGTTGTTGATGTATTGACAACAGCAAAACATCAGTTGTAGCAAAACTAGATGATATGTATTTGTGGAGAAACCACTTATGTTTTGGTGTTTCAGATGAAACGTATGAACGTAGTGCTCAATGTTCACTGCTAATGTCCTTTATGTTAGAACAGAACTTAGTTGATGTAGAACCTATAGAATATGGAACCTCCTAATATCCAGAATATGTGTTAAACCAAGGTAACACCACGCGACAATGAAAAGGTATTCCACTGCTTGTCAGATGTTTGATATCATCTAGAATCCATTGTAATTTTGTTTGAATAACTTGAGTGATAGAAGATGATGAGTAGTTGAAG
This DNA window, taken from Nicotiana tabacum cultivar K326 chromosome 4, ASM71507v2, whole genome shotgun sequence, encodes the following:
- the LOC142180096 gene encoding uncharacterized protein LOC142180096; its protein translation is MNLAPLSQKLMILEPKPYNGAQNAKKEETFIFDVEQYFDVVGELEEAKKVASAAMYLQGDAKLWWRVKFEAIRAGEDTLETWGDLKAAIRLEFFPKNVKYNAQRKLWELRQTKSVRYYVREFSALMLNIRDMGDKDKLFIFLEGLKPYALMELQRQRVDTLPKAIQEAECLGDYQVEARKDRPQPHV